The Streptomyces sp. V3I7 genome segment GACGGCCGTACGCCATTCCTCGGGCGTGCCGTCGGCGACGGGGGCCCCGAGGTCGATGCCGGAGAAGTCGGGGATTCGCATCAGGACACTCCCATGCGGTCGAGAGTCGCGGACAGCGCGGCCACGGCGTCGCAGCCCGCGAAAACGTAACTGTCGACGCCCGCGTGCTCGGCGGGCCGGCCCGCGAGGAACACATGCCGGGCGCCCGACGCCTTGAGGGCCTCGGCGACCTGCCCGGCCTGCTCCTCGTACAGCGCGTCGCTGGAGCAGAGCACGGCCTCACTCGCGCCGCTGTCCTCGAAGTCGCCCTCGGTGACCGGCTCGATCCCGCCCGCCTGGAAGAGGTTGGCGGCGAAGGTCGCGCGCGCGGTGTACGCGGCGGCCGGGCCGATGGTGGCGAGGAAGACGCGGGGGCGCGCGCCGGTCGCGGCCAGATGGGCGTCGGAGCGGGCGCGCAGGGCCTCGAACGCCTCGTCGCGGCGCACCCGCGGCAGGCCGCCGGACGGCTGCCCGGGGGCTGGGCGGCGCTCCACGGGCTTCTCGGACAGCAGCGGGAACTCGCTGACGCCGGTGATGGGTTCACGCCGTTTCGCGATCCGCTTGGAGCGCTCCGCCCAGGTCGTCGCCAGGTCCGTGCGGAGGCGGCCGGAACGCAGCACTGCCGCCTGGCCGCCGTCGCGCTCGATGGTCCTGAAGAACTCCCAGGCGGCCTGGGCGAGTTCGTCGGTCAGCCGCTCGACGTACCAGGAGCCGCCCGCCGGGTCGGTCACCCGGGCCAGATGCGACTCCTCGACCAGGATCGTCGAGGTGTTGCGGGCGATACGGCGCGCGAACGCGTCCGGCAGGCCCAGCGCGTGGTCGAACGGGAGCACCGTGACGGAGTCGGCGCCGCCGACGCCGGCGGCCAGCGTGGCCACCGTCGCGCGCAGCATGTTCACCCACGGGTCACGGCGGGTCATCATCACCGGTGACGTCACCGCGTGCTGCACCTGGGCGCCCGCGCCCGGCGCCCCGCACACCTCGGCGACCCGCGCCCACAGGCGCCTGGCGGCACGCAGCTTGGCGATGGTCAGGAACTGGTCGGCGGTGGCCGCGTAGCGGAACTCCAGCTGCGCGAGGGCCTGTTCGATGCCGAGCCCGGCCCCGGTCAGCTCGCGCAGGTAGGCGACGCCGGTGGCGAGGGAGGCGCCGAGCTCCTGCGCGGGCGAGCCGCCCGCCTCGTGGTACGCCAGCGCGTCCACCGTCAGCGCGCGCAGCCCCGGGTACTGATCGGCGCAGCGCGAGGCGAGGGCGGCGACCGGCGCGAAGTCCTGCGGCGTGCCGGTGCGGGCCTCGTACCCGAGCGGGTCGGCGCCCAGGTTGCCGCGCACAGCCTTGGGGTCGACGCCCCCCTCCTCGTACAGCCGCAGCAGAGTCTCGGCGGCGGCCTCCACCTCGGTGCCCGCGTCCAGCACGACCGGCGCCAGGTCGAGATAGACGCCGTCGAGCGCGCGGCCGAGGCCGGAGACCGGGATGCCGCCCTCGCCGACGACCAGCCACAGCGAGGTGACGCCGTTCTCCAGGTCGGCGAGGACCGCGCCGTCGTCGAGCGCGGTGTGCCGCTGCCGTACGTCCCAGCCGCCCGCGGTGTTGCCCTCCGGGCGACCGCCGCGGACGAACGGGGCGAAGCCGGGCAGACCGGCGTCGGGCGCGGTGTCGCGCGCGGTGTAGAGGGGGCGGGTGCGCAGCCCGTCCTCCAGCGTCGTGGACAGGGCGTCCTCAGCTGCCGTGCCGGAGGCTTCCTTGCCGGACTTGCGCAGCACACCCTCGACCAGGCGTTGCCACTGCTCGTGTGTCGCGTCAGGGAACTCGGCGGCCAGTGAGAGCCCGTCGTCAGGCAGGACCGTCATGCTCGGATGCTAGGGCAGCAGGCTCGCGCGGCAGCAGGGCCGGAGCTTGTGACGTTGCCCTCCTTCTGGCTGTGACCTGCACCTCCCGGGGTGCGTCCGCCCGTTTTGGACGCGGGGGACGGGGTGTCGGGTGAGGTGGAGGCGGGGTGTGACCCGTGTGGGACCTGTCGTGGTGTGAAGTGAAGCCTGTGACAAGTGGCTGATTTCGCACATGTGACGCGTGATGCGGCGGTGGTACGTCGTGTCGCTGTTGGGCTGAACGGGTGACTTGGCGTAAGAATTGACCGGTGCAGGAATTGAGAGCGAGTCAGGTCGGGGTGAGCCGGTGAACCGTTACGACGCCACCGATGAGCAGTGGGAAGGGCTCGCCCAGGTCGTGCCGTTGCGGGGACGGGACGCGTGGCCGTCCGCGGTGGACCACCGCTCGCTCCCGGACGCCGACACCGAGACCCGGCGCCGCTTCGTGGTCCTGCGGGTGAACGTCTTCGCCGACGCCCGTGAGGTCGCCGAGACGCTGATGGCCGGCGTCCCGGTCCTGCTCGACCTGTCCGGCGCGGAGGGCGATGTCGCCAAGCGCGTCCTCGACTTCAGCACCGGCGTCGTCTTCGGTCTGTACAGCGGGATGCACCGCGTCGACCGGAACGTGTTCCTGCTCACCCCGCCCGGCACCGAGGTCAGCGGGCTCATGGAGGGGGCCGGGATGTCCGGCGCGTGACGCCGCCGGTCCCCCGATCGTAGGAAGGTCCTGGAGGCGGAACGGTTCGCCGTGCCGACCGGGCCCTAATGTCCGCATATGGCCGTG includes the following:
- a CDS encoding methylmalonyl-CoA mutase family protein — encoded protein: MTVLPDDGLSLAAEFPDATHEQWQRLVEGVLRKSGKEASGTAAEDALSTTLEDGLRTRPLYTARDTAPDAGLPGFAPFVRGGRPEGNTAGGWDVRQRHTALDDGAVLADLENGVTSLWLVVGEGGIPVSGLGRALDGVYLDLAPVVLDAGTEVEAAAETLLRLYEEGGVDPKAVRGNLGADPLGYEARTGTPQDFAPVAALASRCADQYPGLRALTVDALAYHEAGGSPAQELGASLATGVAYLRELTGAGLGIEQALAQLEFRYAATADQFLTIAKLRAARRLWARVAEVCGAPGAGAQVQHAVTSPVMMTRRDPWVNMLRATVATLAAGVGGADSVTVLPFDHALGLPDAFARRIARNTSTILVEESHLARVTDPAGGSWYVERLTDELAQAAWEFFRTIERDGGQAAVLRSGRLRTDLATTWAERSKRIAKRREPITGVSEFPLLSEKPVERRPAPGQPSGGLPRVRRDEAFEALRARSDAHLAATGARPRVFLATIGPAAAYTARATFAANLFQAGGIEPVTEGDFEDSGASEAVLCSSDALYEEQAGQVAEALKASGARHVFLAGRPAEHAGVDSYVFAGCDAVAALSATLDRMGVS
- a CDS encoding cell division protein SepF, translating into MNRYDATDEQWEGLAQVVPLRGRDAWPSAVDHRSLPDADTETRRRFVVLRVNVFADAREVAETLMAGVPVLLDLSGAEGDVAKRVLDFSTGVVFGLYSGMHRVDRNVFLLTPPGTEVSGLMEGAGMSGA